The following proteins are encoded in a genomic region of Sesamum indicum cultivar Zhongzhi No. 13 linkage group LG8, S_indicum_v1.0, whole genome shotgun sequence:
- the LOC105168274 gene encoding signal recognition particle receptor subunit beta-like isoform X2: MDKEKLEEVKIQLQQWLNEAQEFVREIPPPQLYAAIGVVLFTVLFFLIIRLFKRRSSNAILLTGLSGSGKTVLFYQLRDGSSHQGTVTSMEPNEGTFVLHSETSKKGKIKPVHIVDVPGHSRLRPKLDEFLAQAAGIVFVVDAVEFLPNVRAASEYLYDILTKASVVKKKIPLLILCNKVDKVTAHTKDFIRRQLEKEIDKLRASRTALSSADITNEFSLGVPGEAFAFSQCQNKVTVAEASGLTSDIAQLEQFIREHVKA; this comes from the exons ATGGACAAAGAGAAGTTGGAGGAAGTGAAGATCCAATTGCAGCAGTGGTTGAACGAAGCGCAAGAATTCGTTCGGGAAATCCCGCCCCCACAGCTTTACGCCGCGATCGGGGTAGTCCTGTTCACAgttcttttcttcttaatcA TTCGTCTTTTCAAGCGTAGATCATCTAACGCCATTTTACTAACTGGGCTTAGTGGAAGTGGTAAAACTGTTCTTTTTTACCAG CTTCGAGATGGCTCCTCGCATCAAGGTACTGTCACATCAATGGAACCAAATGAAGGAACTTTTGTTCTACACTCTGAGACGAGTAAG AAGGGAAAGATAAAGCCCGTTCACATTGTTGATGTTCCTGGCCATTCACGACTTCGACCTAAACTGGACGAGTTCTTGGCTCAAGCAGCCGGCATAGTTTTTGTGGTGGATGCTGTGGAGTTTCTACCAAACGTCCGTGCTGCTTCTGA GTacttatatgatattttgacCAAAGCAAGTGTAGTGAAGAAAAAGATTCCACTACTTATCTTGTGCAACAAGGTGGATAAAGTTACAGCACATACAAAGGATTTCATCAGAAGACAGCTGGAGAAGGAAAT TGACAAGCTCCGTGCATCAAGGACAGCACTATCTTCAGCAGATATTACTAATGAATTTAGCCTAGGGGTACCTGGAGAAGCATTTGCATTTTCTCAGTGCCAGAACAAAGTTACTGTTGCAGAAGCATCTGGCTTGACAAGTGATATCGCTCAGTTAGAGCAGTTTATCAGAGAACATGTAAAGGCTTAG
- the LOC105168274 gene encoding signal recognition particle receptor subunit beta-like isoform X1, whose protein sequence is MLQISNKKRGFTVLNLSIGAMDKEKLEEVKIQLQQWLNEAQEFVREIPPPQLYAAIGVVLFTVLFFLIIRLFKRRSSNAILLTGLSGSGKTVLFYQLRDGSSHQGTVTSMEPNEGTFVLHSETSKKGKIKPVHIVDVPGHSRLRPKLDEFLAQAAGIVFVVDAVEFLPNVRAASEYLYDILTKASVVKKKIPLLILCNKVDKVTAHTKDFIRRQLEKEIDKLRASRTALSSADITNEFSLGVPGEAFAFSQCQNKVTVAEASGLTSDIAQLEQFIREHVKA, encoded by the exons atgCTGCAAATCTCCAACAAAAAAAGGGGTTTTACAGTCTTGAATTTGTCAATTGGCGCGATGGACAAAGAGAAGTTGGAGGAAGTGAAGATCCAATTGCAGCAGTGGTTGAACGAAGCGCAAGAATTCGTTCGGGAAATCCCGCCCCCACAGCTTTACGCCGCGATCGGGGTAGTCCTGTTCACAgttcttttcttcttaatcA TTCGTCTTTTCAAGCGTAGATCATCTAACGCCATTTTACTAACTGGGCTTAGTGGAAGTGGTAAAACTGTTCTTTTTTACCAG CTTCGAGATGGCTCCTCGCATCAAGGTACTGTCACATCAATGGAACCAAATGAAGGAACTTTTGTTCTACACTCTGAGACGAGTAAG AAGGGAAAGATAAAGCCCGTTCACATTGTTGATGTTCCTGGCCATTCACGACTTCGACCTAAACTGGACGAGTTCTTGGCTCAAGCAGCCGGCATAGTTTTTGTGGTGGATGCTGTGGAGTTTCTACCAAACGTCCGTGCTGCTTCTGA GTacttatatgatattttgacCAAAGCAAGTGTAGTGAAGAAAAAGATTCCACTACTTATCTTGTGCAACAAGGTGGATAAAGTTACAGCACATACAAAGGATTTCATCAGAAGACAGCTGGAGAAGGAAAT TGACAAGCTCCGTGCATCAAGGACAGCACTATCTTCAGCAGATATTACTAATGAATTTAGCCTAGGGGTACCTGGAGAAGCATTTGCATTTTCTCAGTGCCAGAACAAAGTTACTGTTGCAGAAGCATCTGGCTTGACAAGTGATATCGCTCAGTTAGAGCAGTTTATCAGAGAACATGTAAAGGCTTAG
- the LOC105168275 gene encoding ATP-citrate synthase alpha chain protein 1, producing the protein MARKKIREYDSKRLLKEHFKRLSGSELEIKSAQVTESTDFKELVDREPWLSSTKLVVKPDMLFGKRGKSGLVALNLDLAGVAAFVKERLGKEVEMGGCKGPITTFIVEPFVPHNEEFYLNIVSERLGCSISFSECGGIEIEENWDKVKTIFVPTGVAFTSELCAPLVATLPLEIKGVIEEFIKVIYDLFLDLDFTFLEMNPFTLVNGRPYPLDMRGELDDTAAFKNFKKWGNIEFPMPFGRVMSPTESFIHGLDEKTSASLKFTVLNPKGRIWTMVAGGGASVIYADTVGDLGYASELGNYAEYSGAPNEEEVLQYARVVIDCATAEPDGRKRALVIGGGIANFTDVAATFSGIIRALKEKEAKLKAARMHLYGRRGGPNYQKGLARMRSLAEEIGIPIEVYGPEATMTGICKQAIECISAAA; encoded by the exons ATGGCAAGGAAGAAGATCCGAGAGTATGATTCCAAGAGGTTGTTGAAAGAGCATTTCAAGAGGCTTTCTGGGTCTGAGTTGGAAATCAAATCTGCTCAA GTCACAGAGTCTACTGATTTCAAGGAACTAGTGGACAGGGAACCCTGGCTCTCATCAACAAAACTGGTTGTCAAACCAGATATGCTATTCGGAAAGCGTGGGAAGAGTGGCCTTGTTGCTCTGAACCTTGATTTGGCCGGAGTTGCTGCCTTTGTGAAAGAGCGACTCGGCAAGGAG GTGGAGATGGGAGGCTGCAAAGGGCCCATTACCACGTTCATTGTTGAACCATTTGTTCCACATAATGAGGAATTCTACCTAAACATCGTCTCTGAGAGGCTTGGTTGTAGTATTAGCTTTTCCGAATGTGGAGGAATTGAGATTGAAGAGAACTGGGACAAG GTGAAAACTATCTTTGTGCCAACAGGAGTTGCCTTTACATCAGAGCTATGCGCTCCGCTTGTGGCGACACTCCCCTTGGAG ATTAAAGGTGTCATTGAGGAGTTCATCAAAGTTATCTATGATTTATTCCTAG ATCTGGACTTCACTTTCCTCGAGATGAATCCTTTTACCCTGGTTAACGGAAGGCCTTATCCTCTTGATATGAGAGGCGAGCTTGACGACACTGCTGCttttaagaatttcaaaaa ATGGGGAAATATTGAATTCCCGATGCCGTTTGGAAGAGTCATGAGTCCTACTGAAAGCTTTATTCATGGACTTGACGAAAAG ACGAGTGCGTCGCTCAAGTTCACTGTCTTGAACCCCAAAGGACGGATTTGGACTATGGTTGCTGGAGGAGGTGCAAGTGTCATCTATGCGGATACA GTTGGGGATCTCGGCTATGCTTCTGAGCTTGGGAACTATGCAGAATATAGTGGAGCTCCGAACGAAGAGGAGGTGTTGCAGTATGCCCGAGTTGTCATTGAT TGCGCAACTGCAGAACCTGACGGGAGAAAGAGAGCACTTGTAATTGGTGGTGGAATAGCTAACTTCACCGACGTTGCAGCCACATTCAGTGGCATTATTCGGGCACTAAAAGAGAAG GAGGCTAAGCTTAAGGCTGCAAGAATGCACTTATACGGTAGAAGAGGAGGTCCAAATTACCAAAAGGGCCTTGCAAGAATGAGAAGCCTTGCAGAAGAAATCGGCATCCCCATTGAG GTGTATGGACCCGAGGCAACGATGACTGGCATTTGCAAACAGGCTATTGAGTGCATCAGTGCTGCTGCATGA